The genome window GCGGAGCCAACGCTGCGCCTCGTCGGGATCGCCGCCGAGCCAGCGCGGCAGCTTCACGAGCAGGGCGCCTTTGGCGGCGAGGGCCTCGGGATCGTCGGGCGCGAGCGCCAGCGTCGCCTCGATCTCGCGCCGCAGGCGGCTCACCATGCGCCAGGTCCCGAGCCCGACGCCGGCGAGGCCGGTCGCCTTGCCGAGGTTGCAGACGATCGCGTAGTGCGCGTGCGCCGAGCGGTCGTCGAGGTCGACGGCGCTTTCCGCGATCGCGAGCCCGCGCGCCAGGACCGGCAGGCGCGCTTCCGGCGGCAGCTCGTCCGCGATCGCGCAGAGCGCGATCGCGTCGTTCGCGTGCCGTTCAGCGGCGGCGCGCTCATCGAGATCCTGCGCGGCGGTGCTCGCTGTTACGACGACGGTGAGCAACGCCGCCACCGTCGTTGCGCGCACACGTCCGACGCCTTCCTCGCGGGTGCGGGGGCACGCTCGAGCTCGCCTCGGTGGCGCTGGATGGCAGCGCGTGTCCATCGTCGTGGCGCTGACTCGACGATACCGTCGTCGACGCGCTCCGACTACGCGAAAAGCGTATCGCATTGCACGGTACACCGCGTCGTCGGGTGTCGGTTTTCTGGCGGATCCGGCGGGCGTGGTCGCCGCCTGGCCGCCTTCGAGACCGGCGGGCCGTGGTTGCACGCCCGCCCGCCTTCTCTTAGCTTCCGCGCCCGTGGAGCGCCGGGACGTTGTCATCGTCGGAGGGGGACCGGCCGGATCCGCGACGGCGCTCTTCCTCCTGCGTCATGATCCCGCCCTCGCCGGACGGATCCTCCTCCTCGAGAAGGCGCGCCACCCGCGTCCGAAGGTCTGCGCCGGCGGCCTCATCCCGCACGCGCTCCAGTGTCTCGACGAGCTCGGCGTCGGCCTCAGCGTTCCGCACGTCATGGTCGACCGCGCCCGCGTGGAGGCGCCGGCCGATCGCGTCGAGGTCGAAGGGGCGCGTTTCTGCGCGGTGGTCCGCCGGGACGAGCTCGACGCCTCGCTGCTCGCCGCCGTGCGCGCGCGCGGGGTCGAGGTGCGCGAGGAGGAGAAGGTCGTGGCGCTCGGGCGCGTCGCGGCCGGCGTCGAGGTGGCGACGACGCGCGCCACGTACGTCGCCCCGATCGTCGTCGGCGCGGACGGCTCCGGAAGCCTGGTGCGGCGCCGCCTCGTCGACGCGTCGGGGCGGCGCGAGGAGGTCGCGCGCGCGGTCATGGCCGACGTGCCGGTTGGCCCGGGCGCGAGCCGGTGGGACGGCCACGCGCGCGCCCGCTACGACTTCGACTTCCGCGCCGTGCCCCGCGGGCTCGCCGGGTACGCGTGGGCGTTCCCCTGCCTCATCGACGGCGCGCCGCACGTGAACGCGGGCGTCTACGCGTGGCGGCGGACGCGGATCGATGTGCGGGCGCTCCTGCGCGAGCTGCAAGCCGAGCTCGGAGGCGCGCCGATCCGGCACCAGGCGGCGCCGATCCGTTGCTACGGCAAGGCGCCGTTCGTGGCGCCGCACGTGCTCCTGGTGGGTGATGCGGCGGGCGTCGAGCCGCTCATGGGGGAGGGCATCTCGTTCGCGCTCGAGTACGGCCGGTGGGCGGCGGCGGAGGTCGCGGCAGCGCTCGGCGCCCGGGACTACGCCTTCGCGGCGTCCGAGGCGCGCTTCCGGCGCGACTGGGTCGGGCGAAAGCTCCACCGGCTCGGGCAGGCGGCGACCATGTTCTACGGACCCGGCGCGCGTCTCTGGCTCGGGATCGCGGCCCGCTGGCGGGGAGCCCAGGAGGTCGGGCTCCGCTGGTACAACGGCGTCGAAGGATGGGATCGCCGCACCGGATGGGACGCCTTCACTACGGCGGTGCGGTGGTCGATCGCGCACGCCCTCCGCGCCTAACCCCGCGGACCGCCGGTTGCCTGCCGTCGGCACGTGGTGCATTAGGGTACGTCGCGATTCGCCAATCCCCACGCTTCGGAGGAGGCCCCTATGCACAAGCCCGTGATCGTCGCCGCCACTCGTACGGCCATCGGAACGTTCGGCGGAACCCTCGCCCAGACCCCCGCGCCCGAGCTCGCCGCGATCGTCATCCGCGAGGCGCTGCGCCGCGCCGGAAACGTCCCGGGCGACCAGGTCGACGAGGTCATCCTCGGGAACGTGCTCGCCGCCGGCCTCGGCTTGAACCCGGCCCGCGTCGCGTACCTGAAGGCGGGCATTCCGAAGGAGGTTCCGGGGTACACCATCAACAAGGCGTGCGGCTCGGGGCTGAAGGCGGTCGCGCTCGCGGCCCAGTCGGTCGCCTCGGGCGACGCCGAGATCGTCGTCGCGGGCGGCATGGAGAACATGAGCGCCGCCCCCTACCTCCTCACCAAGGCGCGCACCGGCTACCGCATGGGCCACGACCAGATCATCGACTCGATGATCAACGACGGCCTCACCTGTCCGATCACCTTCACCCACATGGGCATCACCGCCGAGAACGTCGCGACCAAGTACGAGATCCCGCGCGCCGAGCAGGACGAGTTCGCGATCGAGAGCCAGGCGAAGACCGCGGCGGCGATCAAGGGGGGCAAGTTCAAGGAGGAGATCGTCGCGGTCGAGATCCCGGCGAAGAAGGGCGATCCCATCAAGTTCGAGACCGACGAGCACCCGCGCGAGAGCGCGCCGGACAAGGTCGCGGCGCTGAAGCCCGCGTTCAAGAAGGACGGCTCCGTCACGGCGGCGAGCGCCTCGGGCATCAACGACGGCGCGGCGGCGGTCGTGGTCATGTCGGAGGAGCGCGCGAAGAAGCTCGGCCTTCCCGTCCTCGCGCGCATCCGCGCCGCCGCAGCGGCGGGCGTCGACCCGGCCATCATGGGCATGGGTCCCTGGCCGGCCTCCGAGAAGGCGCTCAAGAAGGCCGGGCTCCGCAAGGAGGAGATCGACCTCTGGGAGCTGAACGAGGCCTTCGCCGCGCAGTCGCTCGGCGTGCTCCGCGAGCTCCGCATTCCGAAGAACCGCGTCAACGTGAACGGCGGCGCGATCGCCCTCGGTCACCCGATCGGCGCGAGCGGCGCCCGCATCCTCGTCACCCTGATCCACGCCATGAAGGACCGCGACGCGAAGCTCGGCCTCGCGTCGCTCTGCATCGGCGGCGGGCAGGGCATCGCGATGATCATCGAGCGCTGAGGCGCTACCGGTCGGTTCGTGGCGGTCGCGGCGTTCTTCGACATCGACGGCACGTTGATCGCGAAGAACACCGGACCGCTGTACATGAAGTTCCTCCGCCAGCGCGGGGAGATACGGCGGCGCGATGCGGCACGGACCGTCTACCTCTTCCTCCGCTACAAGCTCGGGCTCCTCGACATCGAGCGCGCGGCGGCGAGCTCGAGCGGGTGGATCCGCGGACGCAGCGAAGAGGCGGTCGCCCGGCACTGCCGCGTGTGGTACCGCGACATGGTGCGCCAGTACCTGCAGCCGACGCTGGTGCGACGCGTGCGCGAGCATCGCGAGGCGGGACACGTCGTGGCGTTGCTCTCGAGCTCGACGCCGTACCTCGCGACGCCGCTGGCCGAGGATCTCGGCATCGAACACATGCTGGTGTCGCGTCTGGTGATCGAGGACGGCCGCTTCACGGGTGAGGTCCATCGGCCCATCTGCTACGGCGCCGGCAAGATCCACTGGGCGCGGCGGTTCGCCGAGGAGCACGGGATCGATCTCGCCGCGAGCTGGTTCTATACGGATTCGGTGACGGATCTCCCGATGCTCGAGATCGTCGGGCATCCCGAGATCGTGAATCCCGATCCGCGCCTCCGCCGTCAGGCGCGCAGGCGCGGTTGGCCCGTCATGCACGTGAGCGTGCGCGACGCGCCGGAGGAGGCGAGCGCGGGACCATGACGAGGCGGAGACGGAAGCGGGGCGGGGCGACGTGGTGGACGATCGTGCTGGCGATCGCGGCGGCCGGGATGCTTGCGTGGTGGTTCTCCGCGCGCCGCGCCGAGACTCCGGGCCTGCCCGCGAGCCAACCGGGGGCGCGCGCGCTGTCGGAGGCGCCCGGCGGCCCGCGCGCGGGGCAACCCGACGAGCACGGGCACGACGAGATCACGGGCGACGAGAAGGCGGAGCTCGAGCGTCTGATCCGCGAGCGGGGCGCCGCGAGCCCCTGGCACTGACGCGGTCCCGAGCGTGACGGACGATCTCGGTCGCGAGGTGGCGCTGCCGGAAGCGCCACGACGGATCGTGTCGCTCGTCCCGAGCCTCACGGAGACGCTCTTCGCGCTTGGCGCGGGGCCGGCGCTCGTCGGCGTCACGCGCTGGTGCGAGGAGCCGGCGCGCGAGGTCGCGGCGTTGCCGAAGGTCGGGGGGACCAAGAACCCCGACGTCGAGGCGATCGCGGCGCTCGCGCCGGACGTCGTCGTCCTGAACGCCGAGGAGAACCGCCGCGAGGACTTCACCGCCCTCACCGACCTCGGGATCGCGTGCTTCGTCACCGAGCCGAAGACGATCCACGACGGCATCCGTCTGATCGCGCGGTTGGGCGCGCTCGTCGGGCGCATCGACGCCGGCGCGGCGATCGCCGCCGAGCAGGAGCGCCGGGTGCGCGCGCTCGTCGCCGCGGTCGCGGGTCGGCCGCCGGCACGCTACTTCTGCCCGATCTGGCGAAAACCCTGGATGTCGTTCAACGCCGACACCTACGCGCACGACATGCTGCGGGCCGCCGGCGGCGCGAACGTGTGCGCGGCGGCGCGCGAGCGGTACCCGACCGTGACGCTGGCGGAGATCGCCGCGGCGGCGCCCGAGGTCGTGTTGTTGCCCGACGAGCCCTACCGCTTCACCGAGAAGGACCGTCCGGCGCTGGCGCCACTCGCCGGCACGCCGGCGTTCCGGCTCGGCCGCGTACACTTCGTCGACGGGAAGGCGCTCGCGTGGTACGGGCCGCGCATCGCCGACGGTCTCACACGTTTCGCGGCGATCTTTTCCGATGCACGCTGACGTTTCGTGGTGACTTTCGCGCGGACGGGGTCTATACACTCCCTCCCCCGGGGGTGGTGACGATGGCTTCGATCGAGGAGAATCTCCGCAAGATTCCGCCGCAGAACCTCGAAGCCGAGGAATCGGTGCTGGGCGGCATCCTCCTCGACAACCACGCCTGCAATCTCGTCCTGCCGATCCTGCGCTCGGAGCATTTCTACCGGGAAGCGCACCGCAAGATCTTCACCGCGATGGTCGGCCTGAACGAGAACGGCGCGCCGGTCGACATCGTGACGCTCACCGAGGCGCTCCGTCAGCGTGGCCAGCTCCAGGACGTCGGCGGCGCCACCTTCATCGCCGAGCTCGCGAACCGCGTGCCGACGGCGGCCAACGCCGAGCACTACGCCAAGATCGTCCGTGAGAAGGCGATCCTGCGCGGCCTCATCTCCACGGCCACCGAGATCGCGACCGAGGCCTACGGCAACCAGACCGACGTCGAGAAGTTCGTCGACATCGCCGAATCGAAGATCTTCGCGATCGCCGAGCAGAAGGTGACGACGGAGTTCTACCCGATCGGCGACCTCCTGCCGCCCGCCATCAAGGAGATCGAGAAGCTCTTCGACCGCAAGGAGATGGTGACCGGCGTGCCGACCGGCTT of Deltaproteobacteria bacterium contains these proteins:
- a CDS encoding acetyl-CoA C-acetyltransferase; this encodes MHKPVIVAATRTAIGTFGGTLAQTPAPELAAIVIREALRRAGNVPGDQVDEVILGNVLAAGLGLNPARVAYLKAGIPKEVPGYTINKACGSGLKAVALAAQSVASGDAEIVVAGGMENMSAAPYLLTKARTGYRMGHDQIIDSMINDGLTCPITFTHMGITAENVATKYEIPRAEQDEFAIESQAKTAAAIKGGKFKEEIVAVEIPAKKGDPIKFETDEHPRESAPDKVAALKPAFKKDGSVTAASASGINDGAAAVVVMSEERAKKLGLPVLARIRAAAAAGVDPAIMGMGPWPASEKALKKAGLRKEEIDLWELNEAFAAQSLGVLRELRIPKNRVNVNGGAIALGHPIGASGARILVTLIHAMKDRDAKLGLASLCIGGGQGIAMIIER
- a CDS encoding FAD-dependent monooxygenase → MERRDVVIVGGGPAGSATALFLLRHDPALAGRILLLEKARHPRPKVCAGGLIPHALQCLDELGVGLSVPHVMVDRARVEAPADRVEVEGARFCAVVRRDELDASLLAAVRARGVEVREEEKVVALGRVAAGVEVATTRATYVAPIVVGADGSGSLVRRRLVDASGRREEVARAVMADVPVGPGASRWDGHARARYDFDFRAVPRGLAGYAWAFPCLIDGAPHVNAGVYAWRRTRIDVRALLRELQAELGGAPIRHQAAPIRCYGKAPFVAPHVLLVGDAAGVEPLMGEGISFALEYGRWAAAEVAAALGARDYAFAASEARFRRDWVGRKLHRLGQAATMFYGPGARLWLGIAARWRGAQEVGLRWYNGVEGWDRRTGWDAFTTAVRWSIAHALRA
- a CDS encoding HAD family hydrolase, giving the protein MAVAAFFDIDGTLIAKNTGPLYMKFLRQRGEIRRRDAARTVYLFLRYKLGLLDIERAAASSSGWIRGRSEEAVARHCRVWYRDMVRQYLQPTLVRRVREHREAGHVVALLSSSTPYLATPLAEDLGIEHMLVSRLVIEDGRFTGEVHRPICYGAGKIHWARRFAEEHGIDLAASWFYTDSVTDLPMLEIVGHPEIVNPDPRLRRQARRRGWPVMHVSVRDAPEEASAGP
- a CDS encoding cobalamin-binding protein, with the translated sequence MTDDLGREVALPEAPRRIVSLVPSLTETLFALGAGPALVGVTRWCEEPAREVAALPKVGGTKNPDVEAIAALAPDVVVLNAEENRREDFTALTDLGIACFVTEPKTIHDGIRLIARLGALVGRIDAGAAIAAEQERRVRALVAAVAGRPPARYFCPIWRKPWMSFNADTYAHDMLRAAGGANVCAAARERYPTVTLAEIAAAAPEVVLLPDEPYRFTEKDRPALAPLAGTPAFRLGRVHFVDGKALAWYGPRIADGLTRFAAIFSDAR